One region of Anoplopoma fimbria isolate UVic2021 breed Golden Eagle Sablefish chromosome 10, Afim_UVic_2022, whole genome shotgun sequence genomic DNA includes:
- the LOC129097616 gene encoding CMP-N-acetylneuraminate-beta-galactosamide-alpha-2,3-sialyltransferase 1-like encodes MRLDCLPIHKHQTSKMKKVMVFIFLLCVTGIGVFWREDISLHFLPQDERPCACDQCLCEDGLLQNFSKFAEPFLSVNCNLSNDDFNWWRRIQNEKHNYSYYKTTVDKIFQMLPASADVEPPSPDRCRTCAVVGNSGNLKNSHHGPLIDSQDIVIRMNRGRTKGYEADVGTRTTHHVMYPESAVDLDNTTRLVLFSFKIMDLEWVIKAFSTGFSGSSYMPIKSKIKANKDLVMVLNPAFMRYVHDVWLQKKGRYPSTGFMALVLGLHICDEVHVFGFGADSDGNWSHYWEKLQDKKLKTGPHPGDEEYGVLQKLAQRQLLKFHKGS; translated from the exons ATGAG ATTGGATTGCCTTCCCATTCACAAGCATCAAACATCCAAGATGAAAAAAGTGATGGTGTTCattttcctgctgtgtgtgactGGCATCGGTGTGTTTTGGAGAGAAGACATCTCACTACACTTCCTGCCTCAGGATGAAAGACCCTGTGCTTGTGACCAATGTTTATGTGAAGATGGTCTGTTGCAAAATTTCAGCAAATTTGCTGAACCATTTTTGTCAGTAAACTGCAATCTCTCAAATGATGACTTCAACTGGTGGAGG CGCATACAGAATGAAAAGCATAACTACAGTTACTACAAAACAACAGTGGACAAGATATTCCAGATGTTACCAGCCAGTGCTGATGTTGAACCACCCAGCCCTGACCGCTGCAGGACTTGTGCTGTGGTGGGGAATTCTGGTAACTTGAAGAATTCACATCATGGACCTCTCATAGATTCCCAGGACATCGTCATAAG AATGAACAGAGGTCGCACCAAAGGCTATGAAGCAGATGTTGGGACCAGAACAACTCATCATGTCATGTATCCAGAGAGTGCTGTGGATTTAGATAACACCACTCGTCTTGTGCTGTTTTCATTTAAGATAATGGATCTTGAGTGGGTTATAAAGGCATTCAGCACAGGATTTTCTGGAAG CTCATATATgccaattaaatcaaaaatcaagGCCAACAAGGATTTG GTGATGGTCCTTAACCCAGCCTTCATGAGGTATGTTCATGACGTGTGGCTGCAAAAGAAGGGCAGGTATCCATCCACTGGCTTCATGGCTTTGGTTCTTGGCCTGCATATTTGTGACGag GTCCATGTGTTCGGTTTTGGAGCAGACAGTGATGGAAACTGGAGTCATTACTGGGAAAAACTCCAAGACAAAAAGTTGAAAACTGGACCACATCCTGGAGATGAGGAGTATGGAGTCCTCCAGAAGCTAGCCCAGCGTCAACTACTCAAGTTTCATAAGGGGTCGTGA
- the LOC129097694 gene encoding CMP-N-acetylneuraminate-beta-galactosamide-alpha-2,3-sialyltransferase 1-like: MVFIFLLCVTGIGVFWREHISLYFLPQDERTCACDQCLSEDGLLLSQNFSKFAEPLLSVNYNLSDDDFNWWRRIQNERRDYSYYKTTVDKIFQMFPASADVKPPSSDHCRTCAVVGNSGNLKNSHHGPLIDSQDIVMRMNRGRTKGYEADVGTRTTHHVMYPESAVDLDNTTRLVLFSFKIMDLEWVIKAFSTGFSGSSYVPIKSKIRANKDLVMVLNPAFMRYVHDVWLQKKGRYPSTGFMALVLALHICDEVHVFGFGADSDGNWSHYWEKLGNKNLKTGPHPGNEEYGVLQKLAKHQILKFHKGS; encoded by the exons ATGGTGTTCattttcctgctgtgtgtgactGGCATTGGTGTGTTTTGGAGAGAACACATCTCACTATACTTCCTGCCTCAGGATGAAAGAACCTGTGCTTGTGACCAATGTTTATCTGAAGATGGTCTGTTGTTGTCACAAAATTTCAGCAAATTTGCTGAACCACTTTTATCAGTAAACTACAATCTCTCAGATGATGATTTCAACTGGTGGAGG CGCATACAGAATGAAAGGCGTGACTACAGTTACTACAAAACAACAGTGGACAAGATATTCCAGATGTTCCCAGCCAGTGCTGATGTTAAACCACCCAGCTCTGACCACTGCAGGACTTGTGCTGTGGTGGGGAATTCTGGTAATTTGAAGAATTCACATCATGGACCTCTCATAGATTCCCAGGACATCGTCATGAG AATGAACAGAGGTCGCACCAAAGGCTACGAAGCAGATGTTGGGACCAGAACAACTCATCATGTCATGTATCCAGAGAGTGCTGTGGATTTAGATAACACCACTCGTCTTGTGCTGTTTTCATTTAAGATAATGGATCTTGAGTGGGTTATAAAGGCATTCAGCACAGGATTTTCTGGAAG cTCATATGTgccaattaaatcaaaaatcagGGCCAACAAGGATTTG GTGATGGTCCTCAACCCAGCCTTCATGAGGTATGTTCATGACGTGTGGCTGCAAAAGAAGGGCAGATATCCATCCACTGGCTTCATGGCTTTGGTTCTAGCCCTGCATATTTGTGACGAG GTCCATGTGTTCGGTTTTGGAGCAGACAGTGATGGAAACTGGAGTCATTACTGGGAAAAACTAGGGAACAAAAACTTGAAAACTGGACCACATCCTGGAAATGAGGAGTATGGAGTCCTCCAGAAGCTAGCTAAGCATCAAATACTCAAGTTTCATAAGGGGTCGTGA